The following are from one region of the Terriglobia bacterium genome:
- a CDS encoding helix-turn-helix domain-containing protein, with the protein MTTEPEQPETLNTDKWMSKGDAARARGVSRQAIWELVNRGRLTTCQFKGRVYVSRAEVMGFARRPRGAAGTGYVRMKIVRPKKKKLDPTKWVYIVEAARETGLPRLAIVDLIRRGRIRKIVSAGKTFVSRAGIEEFIKRTPEAKNRAAIKK; encoded by the coding sequence ATGACCACTGAGCCCGAACAACCCGAGACGTTAAATACTGACAAATGGATGTCCAAGGGGGATGCCGCCCGCGCCCGGGGCGTGTCCCGCCAGGCCATTTGGGAGTTGGTAAACCGGGGACGCTTGACCACATGCCAGTTCAAAGGAAGGGTCTATGTCTCGCGCGCTGAAGTCATGGGCTTCGCCCGTCGACCAAGAGGCGCTGCTGGAACGGGCTACGTCAGGATGAAAATTGTCCGTCCCAAGAAGAAAAAGCTTGATCCCACGAAATGGGTTTACATCGTGGAGGCTGCGCGGGAAACGGGTCTGCCCCGACTGGCAATCGTAGACCTGATCCGGAGAGGCCGCATAAGAAAGATCGTGAGTGCGGGCAAGACATTTGTTTCTCGGGCCGGAATTGAAGAGTTTATAAAACGTACTCCGGAAGCGAAAAACAGAGCCGCGATCAAGAAATAA
- a CDS encoding glycosyltransferase family 39 protein, translating into MLQVIREFRVGRPQVFAGLMLLAFVVQCLWAANTRKLSDLEYRYIAAGLTGKSEKAVSPSPFTGWVAALPVRLITLARKIANPSISAALAVPRPWMLRLPFVVFGLWLGAALWWVARRLFDDDGGYVALALYCTSPAMITVCSNIGPEIILAWSSLGLIYTAIGVAHTLYAPPKKWVPRIIILGLSIGFALATAWWSITLVLLAFGDMMYLAPGCRKRAFIVLASASGIGCGIWAAIYWLTGSFGLGIKPLLAQKPTLDTLSNLTFALSGHTDGYVLVFLFIAALTAYGSWGRARYFGNTAPLLTSLAAVLLFSLVPAIRIWDATLGLSFVFIFVGGLAADFLETRFRRPIALILAACFVVRAVLTVMALITWVRNPV; encoded by the coding sequence ATGCTCCAGGTGATCAGAGAATTCAGGGTTGGCCGGCCGCAGGTTTTTGCCGGGCTCATGCTGCTGGCATTTGTGGTGCAATGCCTTTGGGCGGCCAACACGCGCAAGCTTTCTGACCTGGAATACCGCTACATTGCCGCCGGATTGACAGGCAAAAGTGAAAAGGCCGTCAGCCCTTCTCCCTTTACCGGATGGGTGGCCGCTTTGCCCGTGCGGCTCATTACGCTAGCGAGAAAAATCGCAAATCCCTCGATAAGCGCAGCTCTGGCCGTTCCACGCCCCTGGATGCTGCGGTTGCCATTTGTTGTTTTTGGCCTGTGGCTGGGAGCAGCTTTGTGGTGGGTGGCGCGTCGGCTGTTTGATGACGATGGCGGCTATGTTGCGCTGGCGCTCTATTGCACTTCGCCCGCGATGATTACCGTCTGCAGCAATATTGGTCCGGAAATTATTCTGGCGTGGAGCAGCCTGGGACTGATTTATACGGCGATTGGCGTGGCCCACACGCTTTACGCCCCGCCGAAAAAATGGGTGCCACGCATTATCATCCTGGGACTTTCCATCGGCTTTGCCCTTGCTACCGCGTGGTGGTCCATCACTCTGGTGCTCCTGGCTTTTGGTGACATGATGTACCTTGCGCCAGGATGCCGCAAAAGGGCGTTCATAGTCCTGGCCAGTGCGTCCGGCATTGGCTGTGGGATTTGGGCAGCAATTTATTGGCTCACCGGCAGCTTTGGATTAGGCATCAAGCCGCTTCTGGCACAAAAGCCTACGCTGGACACTTTGAGTAATCTGACCTTCGCGTTGTCCGGGCACACAGATGGTTATGTGCTGGTTTTTCTATTCATTGCGGCGCTCACGGCCTACGGCAGCTGGGGCAGAGCACGCTATTTCGGCAATACTGCCCCTCTTTTAACCAGCCTGGCCGCAGTGCTGCTGTTTAGCCTTGTACCTGCCATCCGCATCTGGGACGCAACTTTAGGGTTAAGTTTTGTGTTTATATTTGTTGGCGGTCTGGCTGCGGACTTCCTGGAAACCCGCTTCCGGCGGCCAATAGCCTTGATTTTGGCTGCATGTTTTGTGGTTCGCGCCGTTCTGACCGTGATGGCGCTCATTACCTGGGTGCGAAATCCGGTGTAA
- the galU gene encoding UTP--glucose-1-phosphate uridylyltransferase GalU, which yields MKMRVRKAVFPAAGLGTRFLPATKAQPKEMLPLVDKPIIQYGVEEALASGCDQIIIITGRGKTAIEDHFDVSYELEKMLEERGKTELLSIVRQISDMIHVAYVRQKEAMGLGHAVLMARELVGNEPFAVLLADDVIDAQKPCLRQMMDVFEESQCSIIATQEVNGPAISSYGVLDAQRIEGKFDGRAFDVRSMVEKPKQEEAPSNLAIIGRYILTPTIFETLERTPLGAGGELQLTDGLRGLLSAGEKIYGYTFEGKRHDAGDKLGFLKATVEFALKRPDLGPDFAEYLRSLKIESPVEVA from the coding sequence ATGAAGATGAGAGTTCGCAAAGCCGTTTTTCCCGCTGCCGGTCTGGGCACGCGTTTTCTTCCCGCCACTAAGGCGCAGCCCAAAGAGATGCTGCCCCTGGTGGATAAGCCCATCATCCAGTATGGCGTGGAAGAGGCATTGGCCTCCGGCTGTGACCAGATCATCATCATCACCGGCCGCGGCAAGACCGCTATTGAAGACCACTTTGACGTCAGCTACGAACTGGAGAAAATGCTGGAAGAGCGCGGCAAGACTGAGCTGCTTTCCATTGTGCGCCAGATTTCAGACATGATCCACGTGGCTTATGTGCGGCAAAAAGAGGCTATGGGACTGGGCCACGCTGTGCTGATGGCCCGCGAGCTGGTCGGAAATGAGCCTTTCGCTGTTTTGCTGGCGGACGATGTGATTGACGCGCAAAAACCATGCCTGCGGCAGATGATGGATGTGTTTGAGGAATCGCAGTGCTCGATCATCGCCACGCAGGAAGTGAATGGCCCGGCAATCTCCTCTTACGGTGTGCTGGACGCACAAAGAATTGAAGGCAAGTTTGACGGTCGGGCCTTCGATGTCCGCAGCATGGTGGAGAAACCCAAACAGGAAGAAGCACCTTCCAACCTGGCCATCATTGGCCGTTATATTCTCACGCCGACAATTTTTGAAACCCTGGAACGGACTCCTCTTGGCGCCGGCGGCGAATTGCAACTGACAGATGGCCTGCGTGGGCTGCTCAGCGCGGGCGAAAAGATTTACGGATACACATTTGAAGGCAAGCGCCACGACGCCGGTGACAAGCTGGGCTTTTTGAAAGCGACAGTGGAGTTTGCTCTTAAGCGCCCTGACCTTGGGCCGGATTTCGCGGAGTATTTGCGCTCGTTAAAGATCGAATCGCCGGTCGAAGTAGCGTAG
- a CDS encoding ArsR family transcriptional regulator yields MKEKHAISSLGYLLADPGRTAMLLALLEGQSLPAGELARAASVSAQSASAHLAKLSQGGLITMQREGRCCYYKLAGQRVANALESLGAISTSRPAAEYIRSKADQSLLMARSCYDHLAGRAGVALTEAMQNQHVIVAEGDRNYRVTARGADWLRELGLEVEELRRGKRHLARRCLDWTERRPHVGGALGAALLQHFLEEGWLGRCRESRALRVTQKGRISFVKLGVPSQLAASFAVS; encoded by the coding sequence ATGAAAGAAAAACACGCAATCTCCAGTCTAGGTTATCTGCTGGCCGATCCGGGAAGAACGGCAATGCTCCTGGCGCTGTTGGAAGGGCAATCTCTGCCGGCGGGAGAGCTGGCGCGAGCAGCTTCTGTCTCCGCACAGAGCGCCAGTGCGCACCTGGCCAAACTGAGCCAAGGCGGCCTGATTACTATGCAACGTGAGGGACGATGCTGCTACTACAAGCTGGCGGGACAGCGGGTGGCGAATGCGCTGGAATCTCTGGGAGCAATTTCAACCAGTCGCCCGGCGGCGGAATACATTCGATCAAAGGCTGACCAGTCCCTGCTAATGGCCCGCAGTTGCTACGATCACCTGGCCGGACGCGCGGGCGTGGCATTGACCGAAGCCATGCAAAATCAGCACGTGATCGTCGCCGAAGGTGACCGCAACTATCGAGTGACAGCCAGAGGAGCAGACTGGCTGAGGGAACTTGGTTTGGAAGTTGAAGAGCTCCGGCGTGGCAAGCGGCATCTCGCACGGCGTTGCCTGGATTGGACCGAGCGCCGGCCTCATGTAGGCGGGGCACTAGGTGCGGCCTTGCTGCAACATTTTCTAGAGGAAGGGTGGCTTGGTCGTTGCCGGGAATCGCGAGCGCTTAGAGTAACGCAAAAAGGCCGAATATCATTTGTTAAGTTGGGAGTGCCGTCACAGCTTGCAGCTAGTTTTGCGGTGAGCTAG
- the gyrA gene encoding DNA gyrase subunit A, with translation MADEQNPQLPLTPPPGGDGGGTNAGNIQPINIEEEMRRSYLDYSMSVIIGRALPDVRDGLKPVHRRVLYTMQEMGLQYNKKYTKCAKVVGQAMGLYHPHGDSAIYDTLVRMAQDFSLRYPLIDGQGNFGSVDNDPPAAMRYTECRLQRIAGSLMEDIDKETVDFVPNYDESTVEPTVLPTRIPNLLVNGSNGIAVGMATNIPPHNLTEVVEAAILLVNAPATPLKEILKIVKGPDFPTGAYIYGRSGIEAAYTHGRGKFVMRAKAAIEDLNQGRKAIIVREIPYQVNKAKIVERIAQLVNDKVIDDISDVRDESGRDGMRIVVELKRGAEAQIILNQLFKHTQMQESFSMIFLAVVNGQPKEMGLVQAIQHFIDHRVDVVRRRTVYLLEKAREREHILEGYKIALDNMDAVIKIIRGSGSRAEAKENLLAAKFKIVDKAIQAKVGGAEGKLSPRQADAILELQLYRLTRLSTEEILKELEEIRGKIAELESILASDKKLRGVIVKELEEVKEQFGDKRRTEITDESTEITLEDLIADEQVIVTVSHSGYLKRTPQSTYRQQRRGGTGRTGMKTREEDFVEYLFSASTHSYLLVFTNTGRVYWLKVYEVPDVGAAGKGKHIGNLVALQPGETVRTLLEVRNLEEENRYIFFTTRKGTVKKTPVKDFSNVMSRGIIAIGIDKDDELVAVRLTDGNQIVFLASHEGQAIRFDEEDVRSMGRPAYGVRGMDLDKNDYIVGMAVTPKELKKTNGKGKDGKATEETLPSLILSVTEQGYGKRTPVEEYRLQSRGGKGVINVKTTARNGNVVGIMLVDETSEAMLISQFGKIIRIDTKTIREAGRSTQGVRLLHLEEGDRVASAVVLQEKAEEDTNGTLLQ, from the coding sequence ATGGCCGATGAACAGAATCCGCAGCTCCCCCTAACGCCTCCTCCGGGTGGCGATGGCGGCGGTACGAACGCGGGAAACATACAGCCGATCAACATTGAAGAGGAGATGCGGCGCTCGTATCTCGATTACTCAATGTCGGTAATTATTGGCCGCGCGCTGCCTGACGTGCGTGATGGACTTAAGCCGGTGCACCGGCGCGTCCTCTACACCATGCAGGAGATGGGCCTGCAGTACAACAAGAAGTACACCAAGTGCGCCAAGGTAGTGGGACAAGCCATGGGTCTCTACCATCCGCACGGCGATTCAGCAATTTATGACACGCTGGTGCGCATGGCGCAGGATTTCTCACTGCGCTATCCGCTCATTGATGGCCAGGGAAATTTTGGGTCTGTAGATAACGATCCTCCAGCAGCGATGCGATACACAGAGTGCCGCTTGCAGCGCATTGCCGGCTCGCTGATGGAAGACATCGACAAAGAGACCGTTGACTTTGTACCGAACTATGACGAGTCAACAGTCGAGCCGACGGTCCTGCCAACGCGGATTCCTAATCTATTGGTGAATGGATCAAACGGAATTGCCGTGGGCATGGCAACCAACATTCCTCCGCACAATCTCACTGAAGTTGTGGAAGCGGCGATTTTGCTGGTGAACGCGCCAGCCACGCCGCTCAAAGAGATTTTAAAGATCGTAAAAGGCCCCGATTTTCCCACGGGCGCGTACATTTACGGACGCAGCGGAATTGAAGCCGCTTACACGCATGGCCGCGGCAAGTTTGTAATGCGAGCCAAGGCCGCGATTGAAGACCTGAACCAGGGACGCAAAGCGATCATCGTGCGGGAAATCCCCTATCAGGTAAACAAAGCGAAGATTGTTGAACGCATTGCGCAACTGGTGAATGACAAAGTCATCGACGATATTTCTGACGTGCGCGACGAATCCGGTCGCGACGGAATGCGCATTGTGGTGGAGTTAAAGCGCGGGGCCGAAGCGCAGATCATCCTGAACCAGCTTTTCAAGCACACGCAGATGCAGGAAAGCTTCAGCATGATTTTCCTGGCCGTGGTAAATGGCCAGCCCAAGGAAATGGGGCTGGTGCAGGCGATCCAGCACTTTATTGATCACCGCGTGGACGTGGTGCGGCGGCGCACGGTCTACCTGCTGGAAAAAGCCCGCGAACGCGAACACATTTTAGAGGGCTATAAGATCGCGCTGGACAATATGGACGCGGTGATCAAGATCATTCGCGGATCGGGCTCGCGCGCTGAAGCAAAAGAGAATTTGCTGGCGGCGAAGTTCAAGATCGTAGACAAGGCTATCCAGGCGAAAGTGGGCGGAGCGGAAGGGAAACTTTCACCTCGCCAGGCAGATGCGATCCTGGAATTGCAACTCTATCGCCTGACGCGGCTTTCGACCGAAGAAATCCTGAAAGAACTGGAAGAGATTCGCGGAAAGATTGCCGAGTTGGAATCGATTCTGGCTTCAGACAAGAAGCTGCGCGGCGTAATCGTGAAAGAACTGGAAGAAGTGAAAGAGCAGTTCGGCGACAAGCGCCGGACGGAGATCACCGACGAATCGACGGAAATCACGTTGGAAGACCTCATCGCCGATGAGCAGGTGATTGTGACGGTCTCCCACAGCGGATACCTGAAGCGCACACCGCAATCAACCTATCGCCAGCAGCGGCGCGGCGGAACGGGCCGCACTGGAATGAAGACCCGTGAAGAAGATTTTGTCGAGTATCTCTTCAGCGCATCGACGCATTCCTATCTACTGGTATTTACCAACACCGGACGTGTTTACTGGCTCAAGGTGTATGAGGTGCCGGACGTAGGCGCGGCGGGCAAGGGCAAGCACATTGGCAACCTGGTGGCGCTGCAGCCAGGCGAGACCGTACGCACGCTGCTGGAAGTCCGCAATTTGGAAGAAGAGAACCGCTACATCTTCTTTACCACGCGCAAAGGCACGGTGAAGAAGACACCAGTGAAAGACTTCTCCAATGTGATGTCACGCGGAATCATCGCCATTGGCATCGACAAAGACGATGAACTGGTAGCGGTGCGCCTTACCGACGGCAATCAGATCGTTTTCCTGGCGTCGCATGAGGGCCAGGCCATCCGCTTTGACGAAGAAGATGTGCGCTCCATGGGACGTCCGGCCTACGGCGTTCGCGGCATGGATCTGGACAAGAATGATTACATCGTCGGCATGGCGGTCACTCCGAAAGAGCTCAAGAAGACGAATGGCAAAGGCAAAGATGGCAAAGCAACAGAAGAGACGCTCCCCAGCCTTATTCTGAGCGTGACCGAACAGGGCTACGGCAAGCGCACGCCGGTGGAAGAATACCGGTTGCAGTCGCGCGGCGGCAAGGGCGTGATCAATGTGAAGACCACGGCACGCAACGGCAACGTGGTGGGAATCATGCTGGTGGACGAGACGTCTGAAGCCATGCTGATCAGCCAGTTTGGCAAAATCATCCGCATTGACACCAAGACGATCCGCGAAGCCGGTCGATCCACCCAGGGCGTCCGCCTCCTGCATTTGGAAGAAGGCGATCGCGTTGCGTCAGCGGTGGTGTTGCAGGAAAAAGCTGAAGAAGACACGAACGGGACATTGTTGCAGTAG
- a CDS encoding amidohydrolase family protein, whose protein sequence is MKTLKLSLFALVLSCVSFAQQPTQPAQAQHVVIHAGHMLDVKAGKVLDNVTIVIDGDKITSVSGGGSKSNDQAGAHVINLPNATLLPGLIDAHTHLTYEPNFGYQELGVSIPKEALIGAKNARVTLEAGFTTVRNVGARGYTDIALRDAINEGLIPGPRIDASGPAMSITGGHCDENLLPYEWHAKADGTADGIEHVQEKVREIIKYGADVIKICATGGVLSKGDDPRASQYTLEEMKAIVADAHRLGRKVAAHAHGAQGIAWAAEAGVDSIEHGSYIDDAAIKVMKERGTYLVPTMYLADWMRENAVKIGLPAMYAEKMKSVTAASRQNLRHAFESGVKVAFGTDAAVYPHGLNAHEFAVYVQQGMTPIQAIQTATVNAADLLGWSDRIGTLEQGKFADIIAVSGDPLKDVTLLQNPVFVMKGGTVYKQK, encoded by the coding sequence ATGAAAACTCTGAAACTCTCCCTCTTTGCCCTTGTTCTGTCGTGTGTCTCTTTTGCTCAACAACCCACTCAGCCCGCGCAAGCGCAGCATGTTGTGATACATGCCGGTCACATGCTGGACGTAAAAGCCGGCAAGGTGCTGGATAACGTCACCATTGTGATTGACGGCGACAAGATCACAAGCGTTTCCGGCGGGGGATCTAAGTCCAATGATCAGGCAGGCGCCCACGTCATCAATCTTCCTAACGCCACGCTGCTGCCCGGATTGATTGATGCTCACACCCATCTCACCTACGAGCCTAACTTTGGTTATCAAGAGCTGGGGGTTTCAATCCCCAAGGAAGCCCTGATCGGGGCCAAGAACGCGCGCGTAACGCTTGAGGCCGGATTCACCACGGTGCGCAACGTTGGGGCCAGGGGCTATACGGACATCGCGTTGCGCGACGCCATCAATGAAGGACTCATACCCGGTCCGCGCATCGATGCCAGTGGTCCCGCGATGTCTATCACCGGCGGTCACTGCGATGAAAATCTTCTTCCCTACGAATGGCACGCCAAAGCCGACGGCACCGCAGACGGCATCGAGCACGTGCAGGAGAAGGTCCGCGAGATCATTAAATACGGCGCTGACGTAATCAAGATTTGCGCCACCGGCGGAGTGCTTTCCAAGGGCGACGATCCGCGCGCCTCACAATACACGCTGGAAGAAATGAAGGCCATTGTTGCGGATGCGCATCGCCTGGGCCGCAAAGTTGCAGCGCACGCGCATGGCGCGCAGGGAATTGCCTGGGCGGCCGAAGCCGGCGTCGACTCCATTGAGCATGGTTCTTACATAGACGACGCTGCGATCAAAGTGATGAAAGAGCGCGGCACGTACCTGGTTCCCACGATGTACCTGGCAGACTGGATGCGCGAGAATGCGGTAAAGATTGGCTTGCCGGCAATGTATGCGGAAAAAATGAAATCAGTCACCGCCGCAAGCCGCCAGAACCTCAGACACGCTTTTGAGTCGGGAGTGAAGGTCGCTTTCGGGACCGATGCCGCTGTTTACCCGCACGGACTCAATGCACATGAGTTCGCCGTTTACGTTCAGCAGGGGATGACTCCGATCCAGGCAATCCAGACCGCTACAGTAAACGCTGCTGATCTGCTGGGCTGGTCTGACCGGATCGGGACGCTAGAGCAGGGCAAGTTTGCCGACATCATTGCCGTGTCCGGCGATCCACTCAAGGATGTAACCTTGCTCCAGAACCCGGTGTTTGTGATGAAGGGTGGAACAGTTTACAAACAGAAGTAG
- a CDS encoding CPBP family intramembrane metalloprotease — MEPEISSSAASNKLSFIFYNDRGLRAGWRLLIYCGMIFVLILGVGAIAKRIGSGQAKGAPSSDILRAIFQAIGELILFLVLLFLAWIMSKIERRPVGIYGLPLQRSAVSRFVRGYLFWGFLPLALLLCILRGLHIFYFGNLSALNSQIIGWGVLWFFVFLLVGFFEEFSFRGYFLYTLADGIGFWPAAIIQAILFARVHMGNGGETRVGIIATGIFALFAAATLWRTGNLWLAVGTHAGWDWGQSFFFGVNDSGFQSQGHLFNPHLAQGPDWLTGGSVGPEGSVVTLVLWVLMTILFLALYRNRREPVLVITEGRPRL, encoded by the coding sequence ATGGAGCCGGAAATTTCATCTAGCGCGGCATCGAACAAGCTCTCATTCATCTTTTACAACGATCGCGGCTTGCGCGCTGGCTGGCGGCTGCTGATCTATTGCGGGATGATTTTTGTCTTGATATTGGGGGTGGGAGCCATTGCCAAGCGTATTGGCTCAGGCCAGGCAAAGGGCGCTCCATCTTCCGATATTCTTCGCGCCATTTTCCAGGCCATTGGTGAACTCATTTTGTTTCTGGTTCTCTTGTTCCTGGCATGGATCATGAGCAAAATTGAACGCCGCCCCGTAGGCATTTATGGCCTGCCTTTGCAAAGGTCGGCTGTTTCCAGATTTGTTCGAGGATATTTGTTCTGGGGATTTCTGCCACTCGCTCTTCTGCTGTGCATTCTGCGAGGACTTCACATTTTTTATTTCGGCAACCTCAGCGCTCTAAATTCCCAGATTATCGGCTGGGGTGTGCTTTGGTTCTTTGTCTTTTTACTCGTGGGATTCTTTGAGGAGTTCTCGTTCCGCGGTTATTTTCTTTACACCCTAGCGGATGGAATCGGCTTCTGGCCCGCGGCCATCATTCAGGCAATCTTGTTCGCTCGAGTCCACATGGGCAATGGCGGCGAGACACGCGTTGGAATTATCGCAACAGGCATTTTCGCCCTGTTCGCGGCAGCCACGCTTTGGCGAACTGGCAATCTCTGGCTTGCCGTGGGAACTCACGCCGGCTGGGATTGGGGACAATCATTTTTCTTTGGCGTGAATGACAGTGGCTTCCAGTCGCAAGGGCACCTTTTTAATCCGCACCTGGCGCAAGGGCCTGACTGGCTCACCGGCGGCAGCGTGGGACCGGAAGGCAGCGTGGTCACGCTGGTTCTCTGGGTGCTCATGACAATTCTTTTTCTGGCGCTTTATCGAAACCGGCGTGAACCGGTGCTGGTGATTACCGAAGGCCGACCTCGCCTGTGA
- a CDS encoding DUF885 domain-containing protein gives MPASDSANNDKVFNSLADQYFDKYYFKFNPSQGTAAGFHQYDAQLEDYSKASLDQQITTLKNFQKVIAKIDPLQLSAATRVDHTLVLNDINARLLSLENIRSWEKNPDLYSSGVTNSIFVIMARTFAPPAERLKSVIAREKQIPAVFQAARQNLKNPPPIYVAVALEQIPGLISFFQKDVPAAFKDVKDQALLAQFQAANQKVMDELKSYGQWMEKDLKPQAHGDFRIGADNYSKKLLYDEDVDIPLARLLEIGMANLRLNQQAFKETAAKLDPNKTPREILAELEKDHPAPDKLLQTFRDTLGGLKDFLAQHHIVKLPSEVLPIVQETPPFARALTFASMDTPGPFEKIAKEAFFNVTLPEPSWTPQQVEEHMSGFNRGTIISTAVHEVYPGHYTQFLWVPYAPSKVRKLLGCSSNAEGWAHYSEQMMLDEGYGRTPGVDQDHDTAFLKLRLGQLQDALLRNARFIVGIQMHTGTMTFDQGVEFFEKEGYQSHMNGLRETKRGTSDPTYLYYTLGKLEILKLREDYKKKTGAAFSLEKFHNEVLKQGFPPIKLLRQMMMGDNSPVL, from the coding sequence ATGCCCGCTTCCGACAGCGCCAACAATGACAAAGTTTTTAATTCGCTCGCGGACCAATACTTTGATAAATACTATTTCAAATTCAATCCATCACAGGGTACGGCGGCGGGATTTCACCAGTACGACGCTCAGTTGGAAGATTATTCCAAGGCATCGCTGGACCAGCAGATCACGACGCTGAAGAACTTCCAAAAGGTGATCGCCAAGATTGATCCGCTGCAGCTTTCAGCCGCGACCCGGGTGGACCACACGCTGGTGCTGAATGACATCAACGCGCGTCTGCTCTCGCTGGAAAATATCCGCTCGTGGGAAAAGAATCCTGATCTCTATTCTTCCGGCGTCACCAACTCCATCTTTGTGATCATGGCGCGCACGTTCGCGCCGCCGGCAGAACGGTTGAAGTCCGTCATCGCCCGGGAAAAACAGATCCCCGCCGTGTTTCAAGCAGCACGGCAGAACCTGAAGAATCCGCCGCCTATCTATGTGGCCGTGGCGCTGGAGCAAATTCCCGGGTTGATCAGCTTTTTCCAGAAGGATGTTCCTGCAGCGTTCAAGGACGTGAAAGACCAGGCGCTGCTCGCGCAGTTCCAGGCTGCAAATCAGAAAGTGATGGACGAGCTGAAGAGCTATGGCCAATGGATGGAGAAAGACCTTAAACCCCAGGCGCATGGCGATTTTCGCATTGGGGCAGACAATTACAGCAAGAAGCTGCTGTATGACGAAGACGTTGATATCCCGCTGGCTCGATTGCTTGAAATCGGCATGGCCAATCTTCGTTTGAACCAGCAGGCATTCAAAGAAACGGCGGCCAAGCTCGATCCCAACAAAACGCCGCGAGAAATCCTGGCGGAGCTGGAAAAGGACCATCCCGCGCCAGACAAGCTTTTGCAAACCTTCCGCGATACGCTGGGCGGATTAAAAGATTTTTTGGCCCAGCATCACATCGTAAAGCTGCCTTCTGAAGTGCTGCCCATTGTTCAGGAGACGCCGCCATTTGCGCGCGCTCTTACCTTCGCGTCCATGGACACGCCCGGACCATTCGAGAAAATCGCCAAGGAAGCCTTTTTCAATGTCACGCTGCCTGAGCCAAGCTGGACGCCGCAACAGGTGGAAGAACACATGTCCGGCTTTAACCGCGGGACGATCATCTCCACCGCTGTACATGAGGTTTACCCAGGACACTACACGCAGTTTCTGTGGGTGCCATACGCTCCATCAAAAGTGCGCAAGCTGCTGGGATGCAGTTCCAACGCAGAAGGCTGGGCCCATTACAGCGAACAGATGATGCTCGACGAAGGCTATGGCCGCACACCGGGCGTGGATCAAGACCATGACACGGCTTTCCTGAAGCTGCGGCTGGGCCAGTTGCAGGATGCGCTACTGCGCAATGCGCGCTTCATCGTGGGAATACAGATGCATACCGGCACCATGACCTTCGACCAGGGAGTGGAGTTCTTCGAAAAAGAGGGGTATCAGTCGCACATGAACGGGCTGCGTGAAACCAAACGCGGCACGTCTGATCCAACATATCTTTATTACACGCTGGGCAAGCTGGAAATTCTGAAGCTGCGCGAGGACTATAAAAAGAAAACGGGCGCCGCCTTTTCTCTCGAGAAATTCCACAATGAGGTGCTGAAGCAAGGGTTTCCTCCCATCAAACTGCTGCGCCAGATGATGATGGGCGACAATAGCCCCGTGCTGTGA